One window of the Blastocatellia bacterium genome contains the following:
- a CDS encoding MBL fold metallo-hydrolase, with the protein MSVHEDRGLILETQPVGPFWMNTYVIGCARTREAIIIDPGDEPEVILGFIARHQLVPRYILCTHGHVDHVGAVAEVKAATGAPVCLHPEDLFLYERMVEWGALFGMRVRPGPTPDHWLSDGEELRFGAHRIRALHTPGHTPGGMSFLLDDMLFSGDTLFAGSVGRTDLPGGSWPTLMRSIREKLLPLGDHVRVYSGHGPMTTLGRERRTNPFLQGESYD; encoded by the coding sequence ATGAGCGTTCATGAAGATCGGGGCCTGATCCTTGAGACGCAGCCGGTCGGCCCGTTTTGGATGAACACCTATGTCATCGGGTGCGCGCGGACACGCGAGGCGATCATCATTGATCCGGGGGATGAACCCGAGGTCATCCTTGGGTTCATCGCGCGGCATCAACTGGTGCCGAGATACATCCTCTGTACGCACGGGCATGTGGATCATGTGGGGGCGGTAGCCGAGGTGAAAGCGGCGACGGGAGCGCCGGTGTGTCTGCATCCGGAGGACCTCTTCCTCTACGAGCGCATGGTCGAATGGGGAGCGCTCTTTGGCATGCGCGTCAGACCCGGACCGACGCCCGATCATTGGCTCTCGGATGGGGAGGAGCTGCGCTTCGGAGCGCATCGGATTCGGGCTCTTCATACTCCTGGGCACACGCCGGGAGGGATGTCATTCCTTCTGGACGACATGCTCTTTTCGGGCGATACGTTGTTTGCCGGATCGGTGGGCCGAACGGATCTCCCCGGTGGTTCTTGGCCAACGCTCATGCGCTCCATTCGGGAGAAGCTCCTGCCGCTTGGCGATCACGTTCGCGTCTACAGCGGTCATGGTCCGATGACGACGCTGGGGCGGGAGCGTCGCACGAATCCATTTTTGCAGGGGGAGAGCTATGATTGA
- a CDS encoding heavy metal sensor histidine kinase — translation MRTSVWHALSLRTKLTIWYVSLMAAVLMASTLIAHWYLSRSLRHAVDASLSEQVQLIEARLRAIEGGQEFPEPRTERFTIAPAFVELITPEGEIADVAAASENERVPIRPETLERVRTSRDPVAEEAHTRDGRAMRVVTWRALDARGELEYFIRAGYVIEDIHRAEQKLLGTLLVTTALALIVASLGGMLLATRALRPVDRLIRAARTITAHKLKERVEVPPSRDELARLAETFNQMISRLDEAFERERRFTEDASHELRTPLAILRSELEIALRRERPAEEYRQTLQRCLDEVLRLSRLTDDLLWLSRSESGHLALNFTSLRLDGLCRDVVAQMRPIAEARHLNLTLQESEEPLPVRGDPHCLRRLLLNLLDNALKFTPSDGRVTLRMNRIETHARVEVEDTGCGIPAEDLPHIFERFYRRPFGERAGAGLGLAISRWIVEAHGGRIWAESELGRGSRFIVELPLAGAMSEEG, via the coding sequence ATGCGCACGAGCGTCTGGCACGCTCTCTCGCTCCGAACGAAGCTGACCATCTGGTACGTGAGTTTGATGGCTGCTGTCCTTATGGCTTCCACCTTGATCGCGCATTGGTACTTATCTCGAAGCTTGCGCCACGCCGTCGATGCTTCGCTCAGCGAGCAGGTGCAGCTCATCGAAGCGCGATTGCGCGCCATCGAAGGAGGGCAAGAGTTCCCAGAACCTCGAACGGAACGGTTCACCATCGCACCGGCATTCGTCGAGTTGATTACCCCCGAGGGGGAGATCGCTGATGTCGCGGCGGCTTCGGAAAATGAGCGCGTTCCCATTCGCCCGGAGACGCTCGAGCGCGTCCGAACGAGCCGCGATCCCGTCGCCGAGGAGGCGCACACTCGCGACGGTCGCGCCATGCGCGTCGTCACCTGGCGCGCGTTGGATGCGCGCGGAGAGTTGGAGTACTTCATCCGCGCCGGTTACGTCATCGAGGATATTCATCGCGCAGAGCAAAAGCTTTTGGGGACGCTCCTGGTCACGACGGCGCTCGCGCTGATCGTGGCGAGCTTGGGCGGCATGCTCTTGGCGACGCGAGCGCTCCGTCCCGTTGATCGTCTCATCCGCGCGGCGCGCACCATCACCGCGCACAAACTCAAGGAGCGCGTCGAAGTCCCCCCCTCACGGGATGAACTGGCCCGCCTGGCCGAGACGTTCAATCAAATGATCTCCCGCTTGGACGAGGCTTTCGAACGCGAGCGGCGCTTCACCGAAGACGCCTCGCATGAGTTGCGTACGCCACTCGCCATCCTTCGCTCGGAATTGGAGATCGCTCTCCGCCGCGAGCGTCCCGCCGAGGAGTATCGCCAAACGCTTCAACGGTGCTTGGACGAAGTCCTGCGATTGAGTCGCTTGACGGATGATCTGCTCTGGCTCTCCCGCTCCGAGAGCGGACATCTGGCCTTGAATTTCACCTCACTTCGGCTCGACGGGCTCTGCCGCGACGTCGTCGCGCAGATGCGTCCTATCGCCGAAGCGCGTCACCTTAATCTCACGCTCCAAGAGTCCGAAGAACCACTTCCCGTTCGCGGTGATCCCCATTGCCTTCGACGGCTTCTCCTCAACCTCCTCGACAACGCGCTCAAGTTCACGCCCTCGGACGGACGCGTCACGCTCCGAATGAACCGCATCGAGACACACGCTCGCGTGGAGGTCGAAGATACCGGATGCGGAATTCCTGCCGAGGATCTCCCGCACATCTTCGAACGTTTCTACCGCCGTCCCTTCGGAGAAAGAGCCGGAGCGGGTCTCGGTCTCGCCATCAGCCGATGGATCGTCGAGGCACACGGAGGCCGCATCTGGGCCGAGAGCGAACTCGGTCGCGGTAGCCGCTTCATCGTCGAGCTGCCTCTTGCTGGGGCTATGAGCGAGGAGGGATGA
- a CDS encoding division/cell wall cluster transcriptional repressor MraZ: protein MLRGNYTTRIDEKGRIKIPAAFRDIILEKYGSEFFVTSLDGDHVRLYPLPEWEKIEQRLAQLPEMDPVKEKFLRVTNFYGRQTTMDGQGRILIHPPLRAKAELNGEVAVLGYITYLQVWNLEKFEAQLGVFTKEDAAAIAKLGI, encoded by the coding sequence ATGTTACGCGGAAACTACACGACGCGAATCGATGAGAAAGGACGGATCAAGATCCCAGCCGCCTTCCGCGACATCATCCTGGAGAAGTACGGTTCGGAGTTCTTTGTCACGAGCTTGGATGGGGATCACGTCCGGCTCTATCCGCTGCCGGAGTGGGAGAAGATTGAGCAACGGCTCGCCCAACTGCCGGAGATGGACCCAGTGAAGGAGAAATTCCTTCGGGTGACGAACTTCTACGGTCGGCAGACAACGATGGATGGGCAGGGGCGGATTTTGATCCATCCGCCGCTTCGGGCGAAGGCCGAATTGAATGGCGAGGTCGCGGTCTTGGGATACATCACCTATCTCCAAGTGTGGAACCTGGAGAAGTTCGAGGCGCAGCTTGGAGTCTTCACCAAGGAAGATGCCGCTGCCATTGCGAAATTGGGAATCTGA